Proteins encoded within one genomic window of Oncorhynchus keta strain PuntledgeMale-10-30-2019 chromosome 12, Oket_V2, whole genome shotgun sequence:
- the LOC118390868 gene encoding NEDD4 family-interacting protein 1-like isoform X1 — protein MLAEKEGRDLSRQRPYSLCFRYTFCIEYIDNRLFKFKYLSLFILGWLSRVLDISSCPMKRSQRRLSRWQLVPHPLTAALQKKMQDEDFVARDDFEDADQLRIGNDGIFMLTFFMAFLFNWIGFFLSFCLTTSAAGRYGAISGFGLSLIKWILIVRFSTYFPGYFDGQYWLWWVFLVLGFLLFLRGSINYAKIRKMADSFSSLPQTRVLFIY, from the exons ATGCTcgcagagaaagaggggagggactTGAGCAGACAGCGTCCCTATAGTTTATGTTTCCGTTATACTTTTTGTATTGAATACATTGACAATCGCTTGTTTAAATTCAAATATTTGAGTCTGTTCATATTAGGATGGCTGAGCCGTGTGCTAGATATCAGCAG CTGCCCAATGAAGAGGAGCCAGAGGAGGCTCTCCAGGTGGCAGCTGGTGCCCCACCCCCTTACAGCAGCATTGCAGAAGAAAATGCAG GATGAAGACTTTGTAGCCAGGGACGACTTTGAGGATGCAGACCAGCTGCGGATAGGGAACGATGGCATTTTCATGTTGACCTTTTTTA TGGCATTCCTTTTCAACTGGATCGGCTTCTTCCTGTCCTTCTGTCTGACCACGTCGGCAGCAGGCCGCTACGGGGCCATCTCTGGCTTCGGCCTGTCACTCATCAAGTGGATCCTCATTGTCCGG TTCTCCACCTATTTCCCTGGGTACTTTGATGGGCAGTACTGGCTGTGGTGGGTGTTCCTGGTATTGG GATTCTTGCTCTTCCTCAGAGGATCCATCAACTACGCCAAGATCCGTAAAATGGCAGACTCCTTTTCTAGTCTCCCGCAAACCAGAGTCCTTTTCATCTACTAA
- the LOC118390868 gene encoding NEDD4 family-interacting protein 1-like isoform X2, with the protein MAEPCARYQQLPNEEEPEEALQVAAGAPPPYSSIAEENAAYFHYKENGGFPNPPSYNVATTLPSYDEAETTKAEALVPLVAGRDEDFVARDDFEDADQLRIGNDGIFMLTFFMAFLFNWIGFFLSFCLTTSAAGRYGAISGFGLSLIKWILIVRFSTYFPGYFDGQYWLWWVFLVLGFLLFLRGSINYAKIRKMADSFSSLPQTRVLFIY; encoded by the exons ATGGCTGAGCCGTGTGCTAGATATCAGCAG CTGCCCAATGAAGAGGAGCCAGAGGAGGCTCTCCAGGTGGCAGCTGGTGCCCCACCCCCTTACAGCAGCATTGCAGAAGAAAATGCAG CTTATTTTCACTACAAAGAAAATGGGGGTTTCCCCAATCCACCATCATACAACGTGGCCACAACGCTCCCTTCCTATGACGAGGCGGAGACAACCAAGGCTGAAGCCCTTGTTCCCTTGGTAGCTGGAAGG GATGAAGACTTTGTAGCCAGGGACGACTTTGAGGATGCAGACCAGCTGCGGATAGGGAACGATGGCATTTTCATGTTGACCTTTTTTA TGGCATTCCTTTTCAACTGGATCGGCTTCTTCCTGTCCTTCTGTCTGACCACGTCGGCAGCAGGCCGCTACGGGGCCATCTCTGGCTTCGGCCTGTCACTCATCAAGTGGATCCTCATTGTCCGG TTCTCCACCTATTTCCCTGGGTACTTTGATGGGCAGTACTGGCTGTGGTGGGTGTTCCTGGTATTGG GATTCTTGCTCTTCCTCAGAGGATCCATCAACTACGCCAAGATCCGTAAAATGGCAGACTCCTTTTCTAGTCTCCCGCAAACCAGAGTCCTTTTCATCTACTAA